From Edaphobacter lichenicola, the proteins below share one genomic window:
- the acnA gene encoding aconitate hydratase → MPTQSHPDSFKSLSTLAVGKTTYDLFRLKALEGTGIDLGRLPFSLRILLENLLRHEDGRTVTAEDIQFLACWDPNAEPSREIAYMPARVLMQDFTGVPAVVDLAAMRDAMKTLGGDPEKINPLQPAELVIDHSVQVDEFGTQRAYDLNAALEFQRNRERYAFLKWGQTAFDNFSAVPPGMGICHQVNLEYLARVVFTTTPDAQGKIFAYPDTLVGTDSHTTMVNGLGVLGWGVGGIEAEAAMLGQPVSMLVPQVVGFKLTGKLKEGTTATDLVLTVTEMLRKLGVVGKFVEFYGSGIAELPLADRATIANMAPEYGATCGIFPVDAETLRYLRLTGRSEEQIALVEAYYREQGLFHTADAKEAVYSATIALDLATVESSVAGPKRPQDRVALSQAGASFKEQLPGLLGPNGNKHVIRQMVRWEGEGGTASESGDLSSSVGASAPVVEAPVVPVITISDETIPQLEAPHVSIRSRFGVDPDQYLDHGSIVIAAITSCTNTSNPYVMMAAGLLAKKAVEKGLSTPPWVKTSLAPGSRVVTDYYVKAGLMPYLDQLRFQVVGYGCTTCIGNSGPLPTDVSKSIEDHGLVAVSVLSGNRNFEGRISPEVRANYLMSPPLVVAYALAGHIAHNFETEALGRDLDGKPVFLRDIWPTQAEVSAVVNSSIDSEMFRRQYSTVSEGDNNWKSLKFPDGETYGWEPDSTYIRKAPYFDGMPAAPAPVGDIHGARVLAVLGDSVTTDHISPAGSIKLNGPAGKYLTEHGVKPSDFNSYGSRRGNHEVMVRGTFANVRLRNKLAPGTEGGVTRLLPEDVPMSIYDASVEYAKRGTPLAILAGKEYGSGSSRDWAAKGPRLLGIKFVIAESYERIHRSNLVGMGILPLQFLPGQNVESLHLTGEELFAIGDAPGLLKAMLDGKFSDGKVVTVFAESDLGKTIEFSATVRIDTPQEILYYQNGGILQYVLRQLAGKVPASA, encoded by the coding sequence ATGCCGACCCAATCGCATCCTGATTCGTTCAAGAGCTTGTCCACACTCGCTGTAGGGAAGACCACGTACGACCTGTTTCGACTGAAGGCGCTGGAGGGGACGGGCATCGATCTTGGCCGACTTCCCTTCTCGCTGCGAATTCTGCTGGAGAACCTGCTGCGGCATGAGGATGGCCGCACTGTGACTGCGGAAGACATTCAGTTTCTGGCTTGCTGGGATCCGAATGCGGAGCCTTCGCGAGAGATTGCGTACATGCCGGCGCGGGTGCTGATGCAGGACTTTACCGGCGTGCCTGCGGTTGTCGATCTGGCTGCGATGCGGGATGCCATGAAGACGCTGGGGGGTGATCCGGAGAAGATCAATCCGCTGCAGCCGGCGGAGTTGGTGATCGACCACTCGGTTCAGGTGGATGAGTTTGGAACACAGCGGGCGTATGACCTGAATGCGGCGCTGGAGTTTCAGCGGAATCGCGAACGGTATGCGTTTTTGAAGTGGGGGCAGACGGCGTTCGATAATTTTTCAGCTGTACCGCCTGGAATGGGGATCTGTCATCAGGTGAACCTGGAGTATCTGGCGCGGGTGGTGTTTACGACGACGCCGGATGCACAGGGGAAGATCTTTGCTTATCCGGATACGCTGGTGGGGACTGATTCGCACACGACGATGGTGAATGGGCTGGGTGTGCTGGGTTGGGGTGTGGGTGGAATTGAGGCAGAGGCCGCGATGCTGGGACAGCCGGTGAGCATGCTGGTGCCGCAGGTGGTTGGGTTCAAGCTGACGGGCAAGTTGAAGGAAGGCACGACCGCTACCGACCTGGTGCTGACCGTGACCGAGATGCTGCGGAAGCTTGGCGTGGTCGGTAAGTTTGTGGAGTTCTATGGTTCTGGTATCGCGGAGCTGCCGCTGGCTGATCGCGCGACGATTGCGAACATGGCCCCGGAGTATGGGGCTACCTGCGGGATCTTCCCGGTGGATGCGGAGACGCTCAGGTATCTCCGGCTTACTGGGCGCAGCGAGGAGCAGATTGCTCTGGTCGAGGCTTACTACCGCGAGCAGGGCCTGTTTCATACGGCGGACGCAAAGGAGGCGGTGTACTCGGCGACGATTGCGCTGGACCTTGCGACGGTCGAGTCCAGTGTTGCGGGGCCGAAGCGGCCGCAGGATCGGGTTGCGCTGTCGCAGGCGGGTGCAAGCTTCAAGGAGCAGTTGCCTGGGCTGCTGGGGCCGAATGGAAACAAGCATGTGATTCGACAGATGGTGCGGTGGGAGGGTGAGGGTGGGACGGCTTCGGAGTCGGGCGATCTGAGCAGCAGCGTCGGAGCTTCGGCTCCAGTGGTGGAGGCTCCGGTGGTGCCGGTGATTACGATCAGCGATGAGACCATCCCGCAGCTGGAGGCTCCGCATGTGTCGATTCGGAGCAGGTTTGGCGTGGATCCGGATCAGTATCTCGATCACGGATCGATTGTGATTGCGGCTATCACCTCCTGCACGAATACTTCGAATCCTTACGTAATGATGGCTGCGGGCTTACTTGCGAAGAAGGCCGTGGAGAAGGGGCTGAGCACCCCGCCATGGGTGAAGACCTCGCTGGCTCCGGGTTCGCGCGTGGTGACGGACTACTACGTGAAGGCTGGGTTGATGCCTTATCTCGATCAGCTGCGGTTTCAGGTGGTGGGATATGGATGCACGACCTGCATTGGAAACTCCGGACCGCTGCCGACCGATGTTTCGAAGTCGATCGAGGATCATGGTCTGGTCGCGGTGTCGGTGCTTTCGGGGAATCGAAACTTCGAGGGGAGAATTTCGCCGGAGGTGAGGGCGAACTACCTGATGAGTCCTCCGCTGGTGGTGGCCTATGCGCTGGCCGGGCATATCGCGCACAACTTCGAGACGGAGGCACTGGGCCGCGATCTGGATGGAAAGCCTGTCTTCCTGCGCGACATCTGGCCTACGCAGGCAGAGGTCTCGGCGGTGGTGAACTCGTCGATCGATTCGGAGATGTTCCGTCGGCAGTACTCCACGGTTTCGGAGGGCGACAACAACTGGAAGAGCCTGAAGTTTCCGGATGGCGAGACGTATGGGTGGGAGCCGGATTCGACCTATATTCGCAAGGCTCCCTACTTCGATGGAATGCCGGCTGCGCCTGCTCCGGTTGGAGATATCCATGGGGCTCGCGTGCTGGCGGTGCTGGGCGATTCGGTGACGACCGACCACATCTCGCCGGCAGGTTCGATCAAGCTGAATGGGCCTGCTGGGAAGTACCTGACCGAGCATGGGGTAAAGCCCTCGGACTTCAACAGCTATGGGTCGCGGCGCGGCAACCACGAGGTGATGGTGCGCGGCACGTTTGCGAATGTTCGGCTGCGGAACAAGCTGGCTCCGGGGACCGAGGGCGGTGTGACGCGGCTGCTGCCGGAGGATGTGCCAATGTCGATCTACGATGCGAGCGTGGAGTATGCGAAGCGCGGAACACCGCTGGCGATTCTTGCGGGCAAGGAGTACGGCTCGGGGTCTTCGCGCGACTGGGCGGCGAAGGGGCCGCGATTGCTGGGGATCAAGTTTGTGATCGCCGAGAGCTATGAGCGGATTCACCGGTCGAACCTGGTCGGGATGGGGATTCTGCCGCTGCAGTTCCTGCCGGGCCAGAACGTCGAGTCGCTGCATTTGACCGGCGAGGAGTTGTTTGCGATCGGGGATGCGCCGGGTCTGTTGAAGGCGATGCTCGATGGCAAGTTCTCCGATGGCAAGGTGGTGACGGTGTTCGCGGAGTCCGATCTGGGGAAGACAATCGAGTTCTCGGCTACGGTGCGCATCGATACGCCACAGGAGATTCTGTACTACCAGAACGGCGGGATCCTGCAGTACGTGCTGCGGCAACTGGCGGGGAAGGTTCCGGCCTCGGCTTAG